Proteins encoded within one genomic window of Candidatus Atribacteria bacterium:
- a CDS encoding ATPase, translating to MYAVLFIAVAISGLTIAAGFYVYLKKDKTNIKRIRKLVRVSLLIYVILVGVFLFFLIPDIARAESSTNSPSGMGFIAAALSTGLATIGAGYAVGAVGSSALGAVSEDPNILGKTLIFVGLAEGIAIYGLIVSIMILGRL from the coding sequence ATGTATGCAGTATTGTTTATTGCCGTAGCCATATCGGGATTGACTATTGCAGCGGGATTCTATGTATATTTAAAGAAAGACAAAACAAATATAAAGAGGATCAGAAAATTAGTGAGAGTCAGTTTATTGATCTATGTAATACTGGTAGGAGTTTTCTTATTTTTCTTGATACCTGATATTGCCAGAGCTGAATCTTCAACAAATTCTCCATCGGGAATGGGATTTATAGCAGCAGCACTTTCCACCGGACTTGCCACGATTGGGGCAGGTTATGCAGTGGGAGCTGTAGGCTCCTCTGCACTGGGAGCTGTTTCGGAGGATCCGAATATTCTGGGTAAAACCCTTATATTTGTGGGTTTAGCCGAAGGTATTGCCATATATGGGCTTATTGTTTCTATCATGATACTGGGTAGACTATAG
- a CDS encoding ATP synthase subunit F, translated as MKVFLLSDNTHTLTGMRLSGVEGVVVHEREEILKELAKIKEKRDIGILFITELLAERVQLELNEMKVSQNLPIIVEIPDRHGTRRPPDFLTRYIRESIGLKI; from the coding sequence ATGAAAGTCTTTTTGCTAAGCGACAATACCCATACCTTAACCGGCATGAGGTTATCTGGTGTAGAAGGAGTGGTAGTCCACGAAAGGGAAGAAATATTGAAAGAATTGGCAAAGATAAAGGAAAAACGGGATATAGGAATTCTATTTATAACCGAACTATTAGCGGAAAGGGTTCAACTGGAACTAAACGAAATGAAAGTTTCACAAAACCTTCCCATAATAGTTGAGATTCCCGACAGACACGGCACCAGGAGGCCTCCCGACTTTTTAACCAGGTATATAAGAGAATCCATAGGACTTAAGATTTGA
- a CDS encoding H(+)-transporting ATPase, with translation MSGTIEDKISLFTKVVIERIELDFQQKQKKLVEYYENRKTEMIKENEERKENSITRAKKDAENKKQQTILKTRSAMHLAVLKKRQEFAERIMNEVKKKIRAFIGTAEYVGFLEEAIKQILSKFSNDQFVIFSFSKDDIENKREVILQAIKSFRNEATYKIEVVDNLIGGVFVESGDGRMEIDLTVNTILEESNKQAGEILSSWLNRER, from the coding sequence ATGTCCGGTACGATTGAAGATAAAATTTCTCTTTTCACGAAGGTGGTTATAGAGAGAATAGAACTTGATTTTCAGCAAAAACAAAAAAAGCTGGTGGAATATTATGAAAATCGGAAAACTGAAATGATAAAGGAAAATGAAGAAAGAAAAGAGAATAGTATAACGAGAGCCAAAAAAGATGCTGAAAACAAAAAGCAGCAGACTATTTTAAAGACCCGGTCTGCCATGCACCTGGCAGTATTGAAAAAGAGGCAGGAATTTGCCGAAAGGATCATGAACGAAGTTAAGAAAAAAATCAGGGCTTTTATTGGTACAGCAGAATATGTGGGATTTTTAGAGGAAGCCATAAAACAAATATTATCAAAGTTTTCTAATGACCAATTCGTGATTTTTAGTTTTAGTAAGGATGATATTGAAAACAAGCGGGAAGTCATTTTACAAGCCATAAAGTCTTTCAGAAATGAGGCTACTTATAAAATTGAGGTTGTTGACAACCTGATCGGCGGGGTTTTTGTAGAAAGTGGTGATGGCAGGATGGAGATAGATTTGACTGTAAATACTATCCTGGAAGAGAGCAATAAGCAAGCGGGAGAAATCCTGTCTTCGTGGTTAAATAGGGAGCGCTAA